A genomic stretch from Pieris napi chromosome 18, ilPieNapi1.2, whole genome shotgun sequence includes:
- the LOC125058629 gene encoding uncharacterized protein LOC125058629: MHAWALLDNKHFATGTKLSPHGAHKRTLHSFPRSPNFNHIVQKYEGPKCKLNLNQKLTGADTVAVYKDTVSCSSTFSLQSLDSFPKYHMRTRSLPRKLKNEFTSVYRTRSHGAFVNSYMNNPEPEHFHIPKCDSCGSINNTYAWEMRKIDPRYKQYGSLYYSIDNLANGLEEDNIDSKPNITKTCDEVPRLDLKCEEEFVESQEFNEDNYFDDVTNCLSQNHIETTEVQRTEDAKTEGIFRAEYVTVQTQTDFSYNTLDSEGEYHSFTDDMLEDIDAVVYESPVKNLVDKDIRDYSVPINFYCEEYGKKDSPRVSPLKKKEAPKNNVLEPILEESKSYEESTSDSNKTQHSETDLTDPKIVPKNEEIDTHYFFDDFKRPKEPPKRETLLQNDARSSCGMSTISLTSFDSTAEFEKLEAVTEVIDLILGKINFDFYRDENLFAKSIQDTNNEPNELFSITDIISDIENNVLDYTPVDISDSFITDSLKVAEAVLYYIFNRAICSSHSRKSKQITKTVITIVDVEDILLTTSREWMGIFHDFTFIERDVIEDKRDTNKGIKQFDNKSEEVHIVLDISHGVPLYLDNIGSNTSDSNEDLPFYGNDSDVPDCPPDAKPKSENNENSDNDEFNLNFNHNFEESSDTICDLLEKSIPTTPHLKEDVNETFVIQDKMNEAFVDSRFSHSSTPQRVVFECPESPINASRYERDDSILSPFLKKTQVHSMSQTEHRGGIKYWVSFSDDIIETERDGRSLKKFNDDSIPSYYVVDFEEKDNGEVLERNNFSNETFSKYESCESEIVEGKLIYDLREKRRMATSWPPSDESLFYRILSNFRMSQSFELSDLNYSKFENSL, translated from the coding sequence ATGCACGCTTGGGCATTGCTTGATAACAAACATTTCGCTACAGGTACAAAGCTATCACCGCACGGCGCTCACAAACGCACTCTTCACAGCTTTCCCCGAAGTCCTAATTTTAACcatattgtacaaaaatacGAAGGACCAAAATGTAAACTTAATCTTAACCAAAAATTAACAGGTGCTGATACTGTAGCCGTGTATAAAGACACTGTCAGTTGTTCTAGTACATTTTCTTTACAATCCCTAGATTCGTTTCCTAAATATCATATGCGTACTAGGTCTTTGCCAAGAAAACTCAAAAATGAATTCACATCGGTCTACAGAACAAGGTCCCATGGCGCGTTCGTTAACTCATACATGAACAATCCTGAACCCGAACACTTCCATATACCAAAATGTGACAGCTGCGGCtccataaataatacatatgcATGGGAAATGCGTAAAATTGACCCGAGATATAAACAATACGGGTccttatattattctattgaTAATTTAGCAAACGGCCTCGAAGAAGATAATATCGACTCAAAACCAAACATTACTAAAACATGTGATGAGGTACCAAGACTTGATTTGAAATGTGAAGAGGAATTCGTTGAGAGTCAAGAATTTAATGAAGATAACTATTTCGATGATGTAACCAACTGCTTATCTCAAAATCACATAGAAACAACTGAAGTTCAACGAACTGAGGACGCAAAAACTGAGGGTATTTTCAGAGCCGAATATGTGACAGTTCAAACACAGACTGACTTCAGTTATAACACACTTGACTCCGAAGGTGAATACCACAGCTTTACAGATGATATGTTAGAAGATATTGATGCTGTGGTGTATGAAAGTCCAGTTAAAAATCTCGTCGACAAAGATATAAGAGATTATTCAGTACCAATTAACTTCTACTGCGAAGAATATGGAAAGAAAGACAGCCCAAGAGTTTCACcgttaaaaaagaaagaagctcctaaaaataatgtattagaACCTATTTTAGAGGAATCCAAAAGTTATGAAGAATCAACCAGTGATAGCAATAAAACACAACACTCCGAAACAGATTTAACCGACCCAAAGATTGTACCAAAAAACGAAGAAATAGatacacattatttttttgatgatTTCAAACGACCGAAAGAACCACCTAAACGCGAAACCTTACTGCAAAATGATGCAAGATCTAGTTGTGGAATGAGTACCATATCACTCACTAGTTTCGATTCTACAGCTGAATTTGAAAAATTGGAAGCAGTTACAGAAGTAATAGATTTAATCTTGGGTAagataaattttgatttttatcgTGATGAAAATCTATTTGCGAAAAGCATTCAAGACACAAACAATGAACCGAATGAGTTATTTTCTATTACAGATATTATTAGTGATATCGAAAATAATGTTCTAGACTATACACCTGTTGATATTTCCGACTCTTTCATTACTGATTCATTAAAAGTAGCTGAAGcagttttgtattatatttttaatagagcTATCTGTTCGAGTCATAGTCGGAAATCAAAACAGATAACTAAAACAGTTATAACAATTGTTGATGTTGAAGATATTTTGCTAACAACATCGCGGGAGTGGATGGGGATTTTTCATGATTTCACTTTCATTGAAAGAGATGTGATAGAAGATAAACGTGATACTAACAAAGGCATAAAGCAGTTCGACAATAAGTCTGAAGAAGTACATATAGTACTTGATATAAGTCACGGTGTACCTCTGTATTTAGACAACATAGGATCAAATACATCTGACAGCAATGaagatttacctttttatgGAAATGACAGTGACGTTCCTGATTGTCCACCAGACGCCAAACCTAAAAgtgaaaataatgaaaactcTGATAACGATGAattcaatttgaattttaatcataatttcgAGGAATCATCAGATACAATATGTGATTTGCTAGAAAAATCAATACCAACTACTCCACATTTGAAAGAGGATGTGAATGAAACGTTTGTTATTCAGGATAAAATGAATGAAGCATTTGTGGATTCGCGATTCAGTCATTCATCAACTCCACAGAGAGTGGTTTTCGAATGTCCCGAATCGCCTATAAATGCGAGTCGGTATGAAAGAGATGATTCAATACTTTCACCGTTCTTAAAGAAGACCCAAGTACACTCAATGTCCCAGACAGAGCACCGAGGCGGTATAAAATATTGGGTGTCTTTCTCCGATGATATTATAGAAACGGAAAGAGATGGTaggtcattaaaaaaattcaacgaCGATTCGATACCTAGCTATTACGTCGTCGATTTTGAAGAGAAAGATAATGGCGAAGTGCTAGAGAGGAATAATTTCTCCAACGAGACATTTTCTAAATATGAAAGCTGTGAGTCCGAGATAGTGGAAGGAAAGTTGATTTACGATTTACGTGAAAAGCGCCGAATGGCAACAAGTTGGCCACCGTCTGATGAATCATTGTTTTATAGAATTCTATCCAATTTTAGAATGTCCCAGAGTTTTGAATTAAGCGATcttaattattctaaatttgaaaatagttTGTAA